The following are from one region of the Onthophagus taurus isolate NC unplaced genomic scaffold, IU_Otau_3.0 ScKx7SY_15, whole genome shotgun sequence genome:
- the LOC111421843 gene encoding lysophospholipid acyltransferase 5, translated as MLNMLVAKLSESVGTPEPALRILISLLLGYPIALYHRKRLYNNAPTSQHLYFIITGFLLGYFNYGFDICHALIAIVFTYLTLTFLGSSSLCVGTVFLFNMGYLLIGYHYSGTNDYDINWTVPQCVLVLRLIAVSYDLYDGRQPIEKLSGDAKKTALVIRPKFLEFCGHQLFPTSFLIGPQFSMRRYQDFVSGQFGDQAPNSTSYALRRFSLGVFYVVVFQILGVFIDDSYIISDEYGELNLLKRLIWLGIWGRYTLYKYISCWLLAEGGGILFGISHNGLDEKGEVKWNGLENVKLTILENSTEFNHYIQSFNVNTNQWVLQYVYKRLKFLNNRYVSQATSLLFLAIWHGFHSGYYVCFLFEFLVIYLEKDLQSILKRNENVRGWLKNTPSIALVVNLLLRLYTFVFMGWCLIPFALLKFDRYWKAYSNVDYVGIYLYILWPIIYGPLLRILLAKKRVAQASDGEGVSYRSEFTTSSVSEGGPESLKQHRE; from the exons ATGTTGAATATGTTGGTGGCAAAATTAAGCGAGAGTGTTGGGACTCCCGAACCAGCTTTAAGAATCTTAATATCGTTATTATTAG gttaccCCATCGCTTTATACCATCGGAAACGCCTCTACAACAACGCCCCAACCTCCCAACACCTTTACTTCATTATAACCGGATTTTTATTGGGCTACTTCAATTACGGCTTTGATATTTGCCATGCATTGATTGCCATcgtttttacttatttaacattaacgtTCCTTGGGAGTTCTTCGCTTTGCGTTGGGactgtttttttgtttaatatgggttatttattaattgggTATCATTATTCTGGTACCAACGATTATGACATAAATTGGACTGTGCCCCAATGCGTTCTTGTTTTACGATTAATCGCGGTTAGTTACGATTTATACGATGGGAGGCAACCGATTGAAAAATTATCAGGGGATGCGAAAAAGACCGCTTTGGTGATTCGACCTAAATTCTTGGAATTTTGTGGGCATCAATTATTCCCAACGAGTTTTTTGATTGGACCGCAATTTTCAATGAGGAGATATCAAGATTTTGTTTCGGGACAATTTGGAGATCAA gCACCAAATTCAACTTCGTACGCTCTACGCCGATTTTCTCTTGGAGTATTCTACGTTGTTGTGTTTCAAATTTTGGGTGTGTTCATCGATGATTCTTATATAATTTCGGATGAGTACGGGgagttaaatttattgaaacgattGATTTGGTTGGGAATTTGGGGGCGATACACgctgtataaatatatttccTGCTGGTTGTTAGCCGAGGGCGGAGGAATTTTGTTCGGGATTTCGCATAATGGTCTCGATGAGAAAGGAGAAGTAAAATGGAACGGATTAGAAAACGTGAAGTTAACCATACTAGAAAACTCAACCGAATTTAATCATTACATTCAGTCGTTTAACGTAAACACGAATCAATGGGTTCTCCAATACGTTTataaacgattaaaatttttaaataatcgataCGTTAGCCAAGCAACTTCGTTGTTATTTTTGGCAATTTGGCACGGATTTCATTCGGGTTATTacgtttgttttttgtttgagTTTTTGGTGATTTATTTGGAAAAGGATTTGCAATCGATTTTGAAAAGGAACGAAAATGTGAGGGGGTGGTTAAAAAATACTCCTTCCATTGCACTCGTGGTTAACTTACTTTTGAGATTATACACATTCGTTTTTATGGGGTGGTGTTTGATTCCGTTTGCTTTATTGAAATTCGATAGGTATTGGAAAGCTTACTCAAACGTCGATTACGTGGggatttatttatacattttatggCCGATTATTTATGGCCCCTTATTGCGGATTTTGTTGGCGAAGAAGCGCGTCGCCCAAGCGAGTGATGGCGAGGGTGTTAGTTATCGAAGCGAATTTACTACTAGTAGTGTCAGTGAGGGTGGTCCTGAAAGTTTAAAGCAACATagagaataa